The following coding sequences lie in one Oncorhynchus kisutch isolate 150728-3 linkage group LG17, Okis_V2, whole genome shotgun sequence genomic window:
- the LOC109907596 gene encoding claspin isoform X3, with translation MSVVISQQALELPAEEPVDESDSDSGMGSPVEEIASKMITNTVDSQDSDDDITVNRRSRCRKALRDSDSEEVVPEIAEALVLSASSGDEMETAEEEVKRAELKSKKISRIAPIDSDGSTPEEEEELVKKDVEGKREKSQRHRGKKEKRRKAVERLKNKERPEEETPLPRALNDSGCLLGDNDLYDAGLDDDEEEESLDAIRAAVKQKSKKHKEPLFDDDDEGDDEAGPKQRPQERKAARASKEAMKQLHSETQRLVRESTCGLPYHMPEPKSIDQFFKRRARPEGSAMALLKSAKYQDLIKEATPTPPPPNPPKESQQPSASLDPPSTQTQALSQPTATSSPHQENHRRAGETSPTQELDDNEFPLPELAAIMQGANISVFVGAEIPPLEYMEAGPPEQNQADPSDSQAQEMEAKARDWEGAQPLPARASVDPIAPPIRKLKKDRLARLRELGVEPPPVPKLCADDGSFDLEPLQVNPGVEALKERFLRHVQPVARPRGERTVQLSVIRKDSSEELHQDTVTTTIREGEEEAAHTAPGEKLTNLKSRLQQAMAVKRREDRERKAALHRLDNEDCGEEEEEEMTDSEGEEGVDELLGGDADGEDEDDDQDDDQEEGSEAQRGVRSPSLLRLKGPSPPPDMLNTDGTLMLFASSSCSRTGDGVKRTGPGGQDSYTKMEEEDSLSLAKDNSHNSSFELLGSMLPSYQPVNRSTTGGRGLSARTFRSPSPCFFRPSFLGSASKSSGKLSEPSLSLPVEDSQDLYAPPSPGESSGPLGAPSQGRFSLEEDSQLLDADGFLNVGPRTGPPRSHKRQLLLASLDENAMDANMGELLGMCSGGFGTAREGGVGGLGASQEDELLGLCSGMFPTTQTEGAMERKSEGGVRGLGATQEDELLGLCSGVFPTTQAEREKEGAEGRKREEAKMELEMDRDDDMDQLLGLCSGKFTTQGVSPLRSNSSYAPHSSTAEDRRTRLAEEDCEFRLLSDVESQSEQEDHDGDEDEENEVEEEEREAVFAPRQGRKKMRMAEFVDSEAELSGSDVGSEDEDDGENEYEEEELLDELPSDEELQDQVNKIHMKQVLDDDKRRLRLYQERYLADGDLHSDGPGRARRFRWKNIDDGFDMDGMGAEGEEDEEEEELDQAELQRRKERLEREQWLREQSDAKAKKGEDFDMDEEEEEKIGGEDSQFMKLAKKLTAKKLQKKELPVAPQADREFPAQNPFQRPSQPTMVKRGSLLSQPRSVLQKLACISEGNPLAPRNTRGFVFQSLSPEKESSAAEAPKKADDEEEGTNQGFGPGC, from the exons ATGAGTGTGGTGATCTCGCAACAG GCACTGGAGCTCCCTGCTGAGGAACCAGTAGACGAGAGTGATTCAGACAGCGGGATGGGCTCACCAGTGGAGGAGATTGCTTCTAAAATGATTACCAATACTGTCGACTCGCAAG ATTCAGATGATGACATCACAGTGAACCGGCGGTCCCGTTGTCGGAAGGCCCTGAGAGACAGTGATAGCGAGGAGGTTGTGCCTGAGATAGCAGAGGCTTTGGTCCTGTCAGCATCCAGCGGGGATGAGATGGAGACTGCTGAGGAAGAGGTCAAAAGGGCAGAATTAAAGAGCAAGAAGATATCCCGGATAGCCCCTATCGACAGTGATGGCAGCACgccagaggaggaggaagagctgGTCAAAAAGGATGTGGaagggaagagggagaagagccagagacacagagggaagaaagagaagcGCCGCAAAGCTGTGGAGCGACTGAAGAACAAAGAGAGACCTGAAGAG GAGACCCCTTTGCCCCGTGCTCTGAATGACAGCGGCTGTCTCCTTGGTGACAATGACCTATATGATGCTGGTCtggatgatgatgaagaggaagagtCTCTGGACGCCATCAGAGCAGCAGTAAAGCAGAAATCCAAGAAGCACAAG GAGCCTTtatttgatgatgatgatgagggagATGATGAGGCTGGACCGAAACAGCGTCCCCAGGAGAGAAAGGCAGCTCGAGCTAGCAAGGAGGCCATGAAGCAGCTGCATAGTGAGACCCAGAGGCTGGTCCGAG AATCCACATGCGGGCTGCCCTACCACATGCCTGAGCCCAAAAGCATCGACCAGTTCTTCAAGAGGAGAGCCCGACCTGAGGGTTCTGCTATGGCACTACTGAA gtCTGCCAAGTATCAGGACTTGATAAAGGAGGCAACCCCAACACCTCCTCCCCCCAACCCACCCAAGGAGTCCCAACAGCCCTCAGCCTCCCTGGACCCACCCTCCACCCAGACCCAAGCTCTCTCCCAGCCAACGGCCACTTCCTCCCCACACCAGGAGAACCACCGCAGGGCAGGGGAGACCTCTCCAACCCAGGAGCTCGACGACAATGAATTCCCACTACCTGAACTGGCCGCCATTATGCAGGGGGCTAATATTTCAGTGTTTGTTGGTGCTGAAATTCCACCACTAGAGTATATGGAGGCTGGACCCCCAGAGCAGAACCAGGCAGATCCCTCTGACTCCCAAGCCCAGGAGATGGAGGCAAAGGCAAGGGATTGGGAGGGAGCTCAGCCGCTACCTGCTAGAGCCAGCGTGGACCCCATAGCACCACCAATCAGAAAACTCAAGAAGGACAGGCTGGCCAGACTGAGGGAGCTGGGGGTGGAGCCCCCGCCTGTCCCCAAACTGTGTGCTGACGATGGGTCCTTTGATCTGGAGCCCCTTCAAGTTAACCCAG GCGTGGAGGCGTTGAAGGAGCGTTTCCTACGTCACGTCCAGCCTGTGGCCCGGCCCAGAGGGGAACGCACCGTGCAGCTCAGCGTCATCCGTAAAGACAGCAGCGAAGAACTCCACCAAgacactgtcaccaccaccatcagggaaggggaggaggaggctgCACACACCGCGCctg GTGAGAAGCTGACCAACCTGAAGTCCCGTCTGCAGCAGGCCATGGCCGTAAAGAGACGGGAGGATCGAGAACGCAAGGCCGCCCTCCATCGCCTAGACAACGAGGACTGTggcgaggaagaggaagaggaaatgaCGGATTCCGAGGGGGAAGAG GGTGTAGATGAGCTACTGGGTGGTGATGCTGATGGCGAGGATGAGGATGACGACCAGGATGATGATCAGGAGGAGGGCAGCGAGGCACAGAGGGGTGTGAGGAGCCCCTCCCTGTTAAGATTAAAGGGTCCCTCTCCCCCACCAGACATGCTCAACACAGACGGAACCCTCATGCTGTTTGCGAGCAGCTCCTGCTCGCGCacggg GGATGGTGTAAAGAGGACAGGGCCCGGTGGTCAAGACAGTTACACAAAGATGG AGGAAGAAGATTCTCTGTCCCTGGCCAAGGACAACAGTCACAACAGTAGTTTTGAGCTGCTGGGCTCCATGCTGCCGTCCTACCAGCCTGTTAACCGCAGCACCACAGGAGGCAGGGGCCTGTCAGCCAGAACCTTTCGCTCCCCCTCACCCTGCTTCTTCAGACCCAGCTTCCTGGGATCTGCCTCCAAG AGCTCAGGGAAACTCTCCGAGCCCTCCCTCTCGCTGCCCGTGGAGGACTCTCAGGACCTGTACGCTCCCCCCTCCCCCGGCGAGTCTTCTGGCCCCCTGGGGGCACCGTCCCAGGGTCGCTTCTCTCTGGAGGAGGACTCCCAGCTCCTGGATGCCGACGGCTTCCTCAACGTGGGGCCCCGCACTGGCCCCCCACGCTCCCACAAGAGGCAGCTCCTACTGGCCAGCCTGGATGAGAACGCTATGGACGCTAACATGGGGGAGCTGTTAGGAATGTGCTCTGGGGGGTTCGGGACTGCCAGAGAGGGCGGAGTGGGGGGGCTTGGGGCCTCGCAGGAGGATGAATTGTTAGGGCTGTGTTCTGGAATGTTCCCTACCACACAGACGgagggagcgatggagaggaagagCGAGGGAGGAGTTAGAGGGCTGGGGGCGACCCAGGAGGATGAGCTGCTGGGGCTGTGTTCGGGAGTGTTCCCCACCACACAGgcagaaagggagaaggagggagcggaagggaggaagagggaggaagccAAGATGGAGTTGGAAATGGACCGAGACGATGACATGGATCAGCTGCTCGGCCTCTGCTCTGGGAAGTTTACTACTCAAG GTGTCTCCCCCTTGCGATCCAACTCTAGCTACGCCCCACACTCTTCAACTGCGGAAGACCG TAGAACGAGACTGGCGGAAGAGGATTGTGAGTTTCGACTTTTGTCAGACGTGGAGAGCCAGAGTGAGCAG gaAGACCATGATGGCGACGAGGATGAAGAGAacgaggtagaggaggaggaaagggaggctGTGTTTGCACCCCGGCAAGGAAGGAAGAAAAT GCGCATGGCAGAGTTTGTGGACTCTGAGGCTGAGCTCTCAGGTAGTGATGTGGGCAGTGAGGATGAGGATGACGGTGAGAATGAatatgaggaggaggagctgctggACGAGCTGCCGTCTGATGAAGAGCTGCAGGACCAGGTCAACAAGATCCACAT GAAACAGGTCCTTGACGACGACAAGCGGCGACTGCGGCTGTACCAAGAGCGTTACCTAGCCGACGGGGACCTGCACTCAGACGGCCCGGGCCGAGCTCGCCGCTTCCGCTGGAAGAACATAG ACGATGGCTTTGACATGGACGGAATGGgggcagagggggaggaagatgaggaggaggaagagctggaccaggcagagctgcagaggaggaaagagaggctggagagggagcagTGGCTACGAGAACAG TCGGATGCTAAGGCCAAGAAAGGGGAGGACTTTGAcatggacgaggaggaggaggagaagattggcgGGGAGGACAGCCAGTTCATGAAGCTGGCCAAGAAACTGACCGCCAAGAAACTACAGAAGAAAG AGCTGCCTGTTGCACCCCAGGCGGACAGAGAATTCCCAGCTCAGAACCCCTTCCAGAGACCTTCTCAACCCACCATG GTGAAGAGGGGCTCGTTGCTTAGCCAGCCCCGCTCGGTCCTGCAGAAGCTGGCCTGTATCTCCGAGGGGAACCCGCTAGCCCCCCGCAACACCCGAGGGTTCGTCTTCCAAAGCCTATCGCCAGAGAAAGAGTCCTCGGCTGCAGAAGCCCCCAAAAAA GCAGATGATGAAGAAGAGGGGACAAATCAAGGTTTTGGCCCCGGCTGCTAA